A portion of the Polaribacter cellanae genome contains these proteins:
- the murI gene encoding glutamate racemase has translation MKIHKHPIGFFDSGVGGTSIWKEVISLLPNENSIYLSDSINAPYGEKSKTQIIDLCLKNTEFLLNQNCKLIVVACNTATTNAIDFLREKYPIPFIGIEPAIKPAALTTKTNTIGILATKGTLNSSLFEKTSSSFRKNIYIEEIIGKGLVELIENGKLHSKEMTSLLNSYLNPLLKKNIDSLVLGCTHYPYLIPQIREIVGDKINIIDSGEAVAKQTKTILTKFHLLNSNKNIAKHTLYINKNKKVLEQLISERENTSIIEKNF, from the coding sequence ATGAAAATTCATAAACATCCTATTGGTTTTTTTGACTCTGGAGTTGGAGGTACTTCTATATGGAAAGAAGTAATTTCTTTACTTCCAAATGAAAATTCTATTTATCTTTCGGATAGTATAAATGCACCTTATGGCGAAAAATCTAAAACTCAAATTATAGATTTGTGTCTAAAAAATACAGAGTTTTTATTAAACCAAAACTGCAAACTAATTGTTGTTGCTTGTAATACAGCTACCACTAATGCAATTGATTTTTTAAGAGAAAAGTATCCAATTCCTTTTATTGGAATCGAACCTGCGATTAAACCTGCAGCATTAACGACCAAAACAAATACAATTGGCATTTTAGCCACAAAAGGAACATTAAATAGTTCTTTGTTTGAAAAAACTTCCAGTAGCTTTAGAAAAAATATTTATATCGAAGAAATTATTGGAAAAGGTTTGGTAGAACTAATTGAAAATGGAAAATTACATTCCAAAGAAATGACTTCACTTTTAAACTCTTATTTAAATCCATTATTAAAAAAAAACATAGATTCTTTAGTATTAGGCTGCACCCATTATCCATACCTTATTCCTCAAATTAGAGAAATTGTTGGCGATAAAATAAATATTATCGATTCTGGAGAAGCAGTTGCCAAACAAACAAAAACTATTTTAACAAAGTTTCATTTATTAAATTCTAATAAAAATATAGCAAAACACACTTTGTATATTAATAAGAATAAAAAAGTTTTAGAACAATTGATTTCAGAAAGAGAAAACACAAGTATTATCGAAAAAAACTTTTAG
- a CDS encoding PorP/SprF family type IX secretion system membrane protein — MKLIYTWFCFLILVLFTINNQAQETLPIYTDYLSDNVFLLHPSAAGIGNSSKLRLTARKQWAGVPNAPELQTLSFHSKFGEESNAGYGLILFNDENGFHSQKGVQGTYAYHLPMSTNKMFKQLSFGLAFTFVQNQSDQRTFTGDPGVATIVESTSYYNADFSVAYHRGGLATYFTVKNLLLTAKNNLNILEPVDLRNYILSASYYFGKEENFVQWEPSIMLQYRESLGQTIADFNVKAYKTFSKSQLWVALSYRRHFDSNAIENSQFISPIVGFNYKNLMFSYTYTNQLNDIVLSNSGFHQITLGINLWTRKPRAAACPNINSNYGSF, encoded by the coding sequence ATGAAGTTAATTTACACTTGGTTTTGCTTTTTAATTCTCGTTTTATTTACGATAAATAATCAAGCACAGGAGACATTGCCAATTTATACAGATTATTTATCTGACAATGTCTTTTTATTGCATCCATCTGCTGCAGGTATTGGTAATTCAAGTAAATTACGATTAACTGCCAGAAAGCAATGGGCAGGTGTGCCCAATGCTCCAGAATTACAAACCTTAAGTTTTCATTCTAAATTTGGCGAAGAATCGAATGCTGGTTATGGTTTAATTTTATTTAACGACGAAAACGGGTTTCATTCTCAAAAAGGGGTGCAAGGAACTTATGCGTATCATTTACCTATGAGTACTAATAAAATGTTTAAACAACTTTCTTTTGGTTTGGCATTTACTTTTGTTCAAAATCAGTCCGATCAAAGAACATTTACAGGAGACCCTGGAGTTGCAACTATTGTAGAAAGTACAAGTTATTATAATGCAGATTTTAGTGTGGCTTATCATAGAGGAGGCTTAGCCACTTACTTTACTGTTAAAAATTTATTGTTAACAGCAAAAAATAATTTAAACATTCTAGAGCCTGTAGATTTAAGAAACTATATTTTATCTGCTAGTTATTATTTTGGAAAAGAAGAAAACTTTGTACAGTGGGAGCCATCGATTATGCTTCAATATAGAGAAAGTTTAGGGCAAACAATCGCAGATTTTAATGTAAAAGCCTACAAGACATTTTCGAAGTCTCAACTTTGGGTAGCACTATCTTACAGAAGACATTTTGATTCTAATGCCATAGAAAACTCGCAATTTATAAGTCCTATTGTTGGTTTTAACTACAAAAATTTAATGTTTTCTTATACTTATACAAATCAATTAAATGATATTGTTTTGTCTAACTCTGGGTTTCATCAAATTACTTTAGGAATTAATTTATGGACCAGGAAGCCAAGAGCTGCAGCTTGCCCTAATATTAATTCGAACTATGGAAGTTTCTAA
- a CDS encoding sensor histidine kinase: MLHPKEKQNEFQALFETMNLGVSYQNSKGEITNVNPAALKILGLTEDQMKGKTSLDPSWKAIQEDGANYPGETHPSMLALKLGKPVLNKIMGVFNIAENEYRWIKIDAIPQFRKGEKKPYQVYTTFDDISVIKKAQLQLKQNEERYIRAQKMGKVGNWEYNIKTGLLWGSDETLRIFGLDPEKNNFSRDYIEKKIAKQNFVRQAMVNLIEKGEKYDIQYEINIQKKTKIVHSKAKIIYNTNGEILKIAGVIQDISKKYKSKIKLRESEDKFFKVFKNSSNSIILKRLSDFKIINTNRATLKVTGFTSKELKGLKLSEIGVWKYKKDYKKYEKKILKKGKIKGFEASFIKKNGKNRIWQISGEIIQIESEKFILTIIEDVTEIRSAEIELKKQRDFTIAMTENQPAAIVACNEKGKLVLFNKAAKEWHGIDVMKIPQEKWAESYGLFKIDGKTVLKTEEVPLIQAFNGKKVVNLEIIIKAKNQKPRFVICNGASFFDSLKNKLGALVVMNDITHQKTIEDNLKKSENQIKKALSEIERSEFLLNESGKIAKIGAWEFNSITKERRWSNQVFKLHGLPVGKIPPFEKNYNYFIDGSSEILEEAMKNSLANNTKFDLELKFQNTKKEKLWVNAIGYPIVNKNKETVGLRGVIQDITEQKLIREKIAQTQEMHSLLANNTNDLICLQEPDSTFKYVSPSIKNLLGYEQKEFIGKQAFGFVHKDDVLPLKSVMTKKKFSISSTEAYPFRALHKNGHFIWLEFLSSPVYKDGKINYLVTSARDITQWVLAKEEIQKYQTSLQKLTTEITMIEEQQKKAIASNIHDHLSQSLVISKMRIKELKKKSQLNDINEDLQFIESHISDALENSRKITYELSPPILYQLGVIDALSWLLEDLQNKYKIEFRLKTTISTIKISELKSIILYRSIQEILTNAIKHASASLIKVNIKKTKKGVNIFIVDDGLGFDTSVLNEFKNQSGSGFGLFTVQERIKNIKGIFTISSKINKGTNIKIFMPQ, translated from the coding sequence ATGCTACACCCCAAAGAAAAACAAAACGAATTTCAAGCCTTATTTGAAACAATGAACCTAGGAGTTTCTTACCAAAATTCTAAAGGTGAAATAACAAATGTTAACCCTGCTGCATTAAAAATCTTAGGTCTTACTGAAGATCAAATGAAAGGTAAAACATCTTTAGACCCATCTTGGAAAGCTATTCAAGAAGATGGTGCTAATTACCCTGGCGAAACACACCCAAGTATGCTGGCTTTAAAATTAGGCAAACCTGTTTTAAATAAAATTATGGGGGTTTTTAATATTGCTGAAAATGAATATCGTTGGATAAAAATCGATGCAATTCCTCAATTTAGAAAAGGCGAAAAAAAACCTTATCAAGTTTACACTACTTTTGATGATATAAGTGTAATTAAAAAAGCGCAACTTCAATTAAAACAAAACGAAGAACGATATATAAGAGCCCAAAAAATGGGCAAAGTAGGCAATTGGGAATATAACATTAAAACTGGTCTTTTATGGGGATCAGATGAAACACTTCGAATTTTTGGACTTGACCCAGAAAAAAATAATTTTAGTAGAGATTATATAGAAAAAAAAATAGCAAAACAAAATTTTGTTAGGCAAGCTATGGTTAATCTAATTGAAAAAGGAGAAAAATATGATATTCAATATGAAATTAATATTCAGAAAAAAACAAAAATAGTACACTCGAAAGCAAAAATAATTTACAACACAAATGGCGAAATTTTAAAAATAGCAGGTGTAATACAAGATATTTCTAAAAAGTACAAAAGCAAAATAAAATTAAGAGAAAGTGAAGACAAGTTCTTTAAGGTTTTTAAAAACAGCTCTAACTCCATTATACTTAAAAGGTTAAGTGATTTTAAAATTATAAATACAAATAGAGCTACCCTTAAAGTTACAGGGTTTACTTCAAAAGAATTAAAAGGATTAAAACTATCTGAAATTGGTGTATGGAAATATAAAAAAGATTACAAAAAGTACGAAAAAAAAATATTAAAAAAAGGAAAAATAAAGGGGTTTGAAGCGAGTTTTATTAAAAAAAATGGTAAAAATAGAATATGGCAAATTTCTGGAGAAATAATTCAAATCGAAAGCGAAAAATTTATACTAACCATTATAGAAGATGTTACAGAAATAAGAAGTGCGGAAATTGAATTAAAAAAACAAAGAGATTTTACAATTGCAATGACAGAAAACCAACCAGCAGCCATAGTTGCTTGTAATGAAAAAGGTAAATTAGTTTTATTCAATAAAGCAGCTAAGGAATGGCATGGAATAGACGTAATGAAAATTCCTCAAGAAAAATGGGCAGAAAGTTATGGCTTATTTAAAATCGATGGAAAAACAGTACTTAAAACCGAAGAAGTGCCCCTTATACAGGCATTTAATGGAAAAAAAGTTGTAAATCTTGAGATTATAATTAAAGCAAAAAATCAAAAACCAAGATTTGTTATTTGTAATGGTGCTTCATTCTTTGATTCATTAAAAAACAAACTAGGTGCTTTGGTTGTTATGAATGACATTACCCATCAAAAAACGATAGAAGATAACTTAAAGAAAAGTGAAAATCAGATAAAAAAAGCACTTTCAGAAATTGAAAGAAGTGAATTTCTCTTAAACGAATCTGGAAAAATAGCTAAAATTGGTGCCTGGGAATTTAATTCAATTACAAAAGAAAGACGTTGGTCTAATCAAGTTTTTAAACTTCACGGATTACCCGTTGGTAAAATACCTCCTTTTGAAAAAAATTACAACTATTTTATAGATGGTTCTTCAGAAATACTAGAAGAAGCAATGAAGAATAGCCTTGCGAATAATACGAAATTCGATTTAGAACTAAAGTTTCAAAATACCAAAAAAGAAAAACTTTGGGTAAATGCTATTGGATATCCCATAGTAAATAAAAACAAAGAAACTGTTGGTTTAAGAGGAGTTATCCAAGATATTACAGAACAAAAATTAATTAGAGAAAAAATAGCCCAAACACAAGAAATGCATAGTTTGTTAGCTAATAATACTAATGATTTAATTTGTTTACAAGAACCAGACAGTACTTTTAAATACGTAAGTCCATCTATAAAAAACTTATTAGGTTACGAACAAAAAGAATTTATTGGTAAACAAGCATTTGGTTTCGTACATAAAGATGATGTTTTACCTTTAAAAAGTGTAATGACGAAAAAAAAGTTTAGCATCTCATCTACAGAAGCTTACCCTTTTAGAGCATTGCATAAAAATGGCCATTTTATTTGGTTAGAATTTTTATCGTCTCCTGTTTATAAAGATGGTAAAATTAATTACTTAGTTACTTCTGCTAGAGATATTACACAGTGGGTTTTAGCTAAAGAAGAAATTCAAAAATACCAAACATCTCTGCAAAAACTAACCACAGAGATTACAATGATAGAGGAACAACAAAAAAAGGCAATTGCTTCTAACATACACGATCATTTAAGCCAATCTTTAGTTATCTCGAAAATGAGAATTAAAGAACTGAAAAAAAAATCGCAATTAAATGATATTAATGAAGATTTACAATTTATTGAATCTCACATATCCGATGCTTTAGAAAACAGTCGTAAAATTACTTATGAACTTTCGCCACCAATTTTATATCAATTAGGAGTTATAGATGCATTAAGTTGGTTGCTAGAAGATTTGCAAAATAAATATAAAATTGAATTTAGGCTTAAAACAACAATTTCTACAATTAAAATTAGCGAACTAAAATCTATAATACTTTATAGAAGTATTCAAGAAATATTAACAAATGCTATAAAGCATGCAAGTGCTTCCCTTATAAAAGTAAATATTAAAAAAACAAAAAAAGGAGTAAATATTTTTATTGTTGATGATGGTCTTGGTTTCGACACCTCTGTATTAAATGAGTTTAAAAACCAATCTGGTTCTGGTTTTGGTTTATTTACTGTACAAGAACGTATAAAAAATATAAAAGGTATATTTACAATATCATCAAAAATTAATAAAGGAACAAATATTAAAATTTTTATGCCCCAATAA